GCCCTGTTGCTGGGGTTCATCGCCACCGGGCGGGCCAACATGACCGCGCGGGCCGCCGCGTCCGTGCCGGTCGACTGGCAGGTGCAGCTGGGAGCCCAGGCCAGCGTGCCGGCCGCCCTGCAGGCCATCCGCGCCGCCACGCCGATCCGGGCGGCGTTGCGGGTCGGCTACGCGGACGTCGCGGCCCTCAGCGCGGTCACGGGGGTGCCCGGACAGACGACCACCCAGACGACCGGGGCCGGCAAGGTGCTCGGCCTGCCGCCCGGCTACGCGGCCGCGTTTCCGGCGCAGCTCAGGCCGCTGGTCGGCGCGGCGCAGGGGGTGCTGGTCTCACAGCAGACGGCGGCCAATCTGCACGTGGCGGTCGGCGACCGCGTGACGATGACGCGCTACGGGGCGCCGCCGGTGGCCGTCACGGTGGCGGGTGTGGTGGATCTGCCGGCTGCCGATTCGCTGTTTCAGGCCGTCGGGGCGCCCAAAGGCCTCGCGCCGCAGGCGCCGCCCGACAACGTCGTGCTGCTGCCGCGCGGGCTGTTCGACTCGGTGTTCGCGCCGCAGCGGCTCGCCCGGCCGGACACGGTCAGAGAACAGCTGCATGTGCGGCTCGCCACGCCCCTGCCGGGAGACCCGGGCCGCGCCTTCGCGCTAGTGGGCCGCCTGGCGAACAACGTCGAGGCCCGCCTGGCCGGTTCGGCCGTGGTCGGCAACACCCTGGGGGCGACGCTGGACGGCGCGCGGGAAGGCGCGCTGTACGCCCAGGCGCTGTTTCTGTTCCTGGGCCTGCCCGGCGCGCTGCTCGCCGCGGCCGTGACCCTCAGCGTGGCGGGCGCGAGCGGCACCCAGCGCGCCGGCGAGGCGGCCCTGCTGCGCGTGCGTGGCGCGGCCGAAGGGCTCATCCTACGGCTGGGCGCGGCCGAGGCTCTGACCGTGGCC
This Deinococcus sp. AB2017081 DNA region includes the following protein-coding sequences:
- a CDS encoding ABC transporter permease, whose protein sequence is MTGAWLRGLLARRPLRVWGTAAGVALTTAFLALLLGFIATGRANMTARAAASVPVDWQVQLGAQASVPAALQAIRAATPIRAALRVGYADVAALSAVTGVPGQTTTQTTGAGKVLGLPPGYAAAFPAQLRPLVGAAQGVLVSQQTAANLHVAVGDRVTMTRYGAPPVAVTVAGVVDLPAADSLFQAVGAPKGLAPQAPPDNVVLLPRGLFDSVFAPQRLARPDTVREQLHVRLATPLPGDPGRAFALVGRLANNVEARLAGSAVVGNTLGATLDGAREGALYAQALFLFLGLPGALLAAAVTLSVAGASGTQRAGEAALLRVRGAAEGLILRLGAAEALTVAALGVLSGLGAAALLAPGVTGTPLSGTAALWPGLAGLGLALGAVLLPTLSAVRSSTVAAQRQAVRRSGRPLWQRLYLDALLLVLAGAVLWRSAAGGYQLVLAPEG